Proteins encoded together in one Kutzneria kofuensis window:
- a CDS encoding ABC transporter substrate-binding protein, with amino-acid sequence MRRAWPALLLALLTGCSVASGATSSVVTVVVGYQSKTINTVTAGTLLRAQGYLERRLSALGKRTGKTYRVEWQDYSTGAPITAQMVAGKIDIGSMGDFPLLINASRTQEFGDGRTELVSATGYNLRGALNMVVVPPSSPAHSLTDLRGKRISTSIGSAGNGTTVRALSLVGVDSDRDVQMINQDPAVGASALRAGAVDALGQFVAWPGQLVFAGQARLLYDGAALNLPTWHGVVVRQKYATANPDVVKAFLQAQLDATAYLNAHPMEAALKVASVTGLAPEVVYLYNGPNGLVTFDPALRPDLISALQKDIPFLRSIGGIKGLDLSSFVDGGPLATLSVPAVHRPVNAGEVWFAGSAATVTAPTPEALLRTIRDSGKKVRAAYIDDADTGTRWFADKSYWVYGNGLRPFDVEAEARAYVSSHPGARIVDYPTALRLA; translated from the coding sequence ATGAGACGGGCCTGGCCGGCGCTGCTGCTGGCGTTGCTGACGGGCTGCTCGGTGGCGTCGGGGGCGACGTCCTCGGTGGTGACGGTGGTGGTCGGCTACCAGTCGAAGACCATCAACACCGTCACCGCCGGCACGCTGCTGCGCGCCCAGGGGTACCTGGAGCGGCGGTTGTCGGCGTTGGGGAAGCGGACCGGCAAGACGTACCGGGTGGAGTGGCAGGACTACTCCACCGGCGCGCCGATCACCGCGCAGATGGTCGCCGGGAAGATCGACATCGGTTCGATGGGCGACTTCCCGCTGCTGATCAACGCCTCCCGGACGCAGGAGTTCGGCGACGGGCGCACCGAGCTGGTGTCCGCCACCGGCTACAACCTGCGCGGGGCGCTGAACATGGTCGTCGTGCCGCCGTCGTCGCCGGCGCACTCGTTGACCGACCTCCGCGGCAAGCGCATTTCCACAAGCATCGGGTCGGCGGGAAACGGCACGACCGTTCGCGCCTTGAGCCTGGTCGGCGTCGACTCCGACCGCGACGTGCAGATGATCAACCAGGATCCGGCGGTCGGGGCGTCGGCGCTGCGGGCCGGGGCGGTGGACGCGCTGGGGCAGTTCGTGGCGTGGCCGGGGCAGCTCGTGTTCGCCGGCCAGGCCCGGCTGCTGTACGACGGCGCCGCGCTGAACCTGCCCACCTGGCACGGAGTCGTGGTCCGCCAGAAGTACGCGACGGCCAATCCCGATGTGGTGAAGGCGTTTCTGCAGGCCCAGCTGGATGCGACGGCGTACCTGAACGCGCATCCGATGGAGGCGGCGTTGAAGGTCGCGTCGGTCACCGGGCTCGCGCCGGAGGTGGTGTACCTCTACAACGGGCCCAACGGCCTCGTCACCTTCGACCCGGCCCTGCGCCCCGATCTGATCTCCGCCCTGCAGAAGGACATTCCGTTCCTGCGTTCCATCGGCGGCATCAAGGGGCTGGATCTTTCCTCCTTTGTGGATGGTGGCCCGCTCGCCACATTGTCCGTGCCGGCCGTGCATCGACCCGTGAACGCCGGCGAGGTGTGGTTCGCGGGCTCCGCGGCAACCGTCACCGCGCCGACCCCGGAGGCGTTGCTGCGCACGATCCGCGACAGCGGCAAGAAGGTCCGCGCCGCGTACATAGACGACGCCGACACCGGTACGCGCTGGTTCGCCGACAAGTCGTACTGGGTCTACGGCAACGGATTGCGCCCCTTCGACGTCGAGGCCGAGGCACGCGCCTACGTGAGTTCCCATCCGGGTGCCCGAATCGTCGACTACCCCACCGCATTGAGGCTGGCATGA
- a CDS encoding 4Fe-4S dicluster domain-containing protein — translation MALVPNRADVPVVIDESLCVKGCRLCVDVCPLDSLAINPETDVAYMHVDECWYCGPCAARCPTGAVTVNMPYLIR, via the coding sequence ATGGCTTTGGTGCCCAACCGGGCGGATGTCCCGGTCGTGATCGATGAGTCACTGTGCGTGAAGGGCTGCCGACTTTGCGTGGACGTGTGCCCGCTGGACTCGCTGGCCATCAATCCGGAGACCGACGTGGCCTACATGCACGTGGACGAGTGCTGGTACTGCGGCCCGTGCGCGGCGCGCTGCCCCACCGGCGCGGTCACCGTCAACATGCCCTACCTCATCCGATGA